A part of Cydia strobilella chromosome 15, ilCydStro3.1, whole genome shotgun sequence genomic DNA contains:
- the LOC134748016 gene encoding uncharacterized protein LOC134748016 isoform X9: MLAWQMLCERYNNPKRLVTNHMRALFDVEPVPSTPSGLRGLCDNISKHLRSLRSLNVPTENWDLAIIHMLVKKLDSRLQSKWENSVDLRKLPSLQDFKTFLKNRADRLEATSPAVPSDAPSTSKKAMGSSQPISWRRCDDSSPGEVNRRSWTSGGAGHVTTSERCRNARSGGARAAQASQSTPSSWYETSVCRPAGGGWARSSRRSRAGMASPGWPSSEPPEGTSNARSITFVHYLLRVKSYK; the protein is encoded by the exons ATGCTCGCGTGGCAGATGCTTTGTGAACGTTATAATAATCCTAAACGTTTAGTCACCAACCACATGCGAGCCTTGTTCGACGTGGAACCGGTACCGTCAACTCCTTCGGGTCTAAGAGGTCTGTGCGATAATATTTCCAAACATTTGAGATCTTTGCGctcattaaatgtacctaccgaAAATTGGGATCTCGCAATTATTCACATGTTAGTTAAAAAGTTAGACAGTCGATTGCAATCAAAGTGGGAAAACAGTGTTGATTTGAGAAAATTGCCTTCGTTGCAGGATTTCAAAACCTTCCTAAAGAACCGAGCTGACCGGCTGGAAGCGACCAGCCCAGCAGTACCATCGGACGCACCCAGCACTTCCAAGAAGGCCATG GGCTCGAGTCAGCCAATTTCCTGGCGGCGCTGCGACGATTCATCGCCAGGAGAGGTAAACCGAAGGAGTTG GACTTCTGGCGGCGCTGGTCACGTGACTACATCGGAACGCTGCAGGAACGCACGAAGTGGAGGAGCGCGCGCGGCCCAAGCCTCGCAGTCGACACCGTCGTCCTGGTACGAGACGAGCGTCTGCCGCCCTGCCGGTGGAGGCTGGGCAAGATCGTCGCGACGCAGCCGGGCCGGGATGGCGTCACCAGGGTGGCCGTCATCCGAACCGCCAGAGGGGACATCCAACGCGCGTTCAATAACATTTGTCCATTACCTACTTCGGGTGAAGtcatataagtag
- the LOC134748016 gene encoding uncharacterized protein LOC134748016 isoform X11, with product MLAWQMLCERYNNPKRLVTNHMRALFDVEPVPSTPSGLRGLESANFLAALRRFIARRGKPKELDFWRRWSRDYIGTLQERTKWRSARGPSLAVDTVVLVRDERLPPCRWRLGKIVATQPGRDGVTRVAVIRTARGDIQRAFNNICPLPTSGEVI from the exons ATGCTCGCGTGGCAGATGCTTTGTGAACGTTATAATAATCCTAAACGTTTAGTCACCAACCACATGCGAGCCTTGTTCGACGTGGAACCGGTACCGTCAACTCCTTCGGGTCTAAGAG GGCTCGAGTCAGCCAATTTCCTGGCGGCGCTGCGACGATTCATCGCCAGGAGAGGTAAACCGAAGGAGTTG GACTTCTGGCGGCGCTGGTCACGTGACTACATCGGAACGCTGCAGGAACGCACGAAGTGGAGGAGCGCGCGCGGCCCAAGCCTCGCAGTCGACACCGTCGTCCTGGTACGAGACGAGCGTCTGCCGCCCTGCCGGTGGAGGCTGGGCAAGATCGTCGCGACGCAGCCGGGCCGGGATGGCGTCACCAGGGTGGCCGTCATCCGAACCGCCAGAGGGGACATCCAACGCGCGTTCAATAACATTTGTCCATTACCTACTTCGGGTGAAGtcatataa
- the LOC134748016 gene encoding uncharacterized protein LOC134748016 isoform X10 produces MTIVRKPRRSNPSDFKTFLKNRADRLEATSPAVPSDAPSTSKKAMVTTSEPIKGSSQPISWRRCDDSSPGEVNRRSWTSGGAGHVTTSERCRNARSGGARAAQASQSTPSSWYETSVCRPAGGGWARSSRRSRAGMASPGWPSSEPPEGTSNARSITFVHYLLRVKSYK; encoded by the exons ATGACCATAGTCCGCAAGCCCCGCCGCAGCAACCCCTCG GATTTCAAAACCTTCCTAAAGAACCGAGCTGACCGGCTGGAAGCGACCAGCCCAGCAGTACCATCGGACGCACCCAGCACTTCCAAGAAGGCCATGGTAACCACGTCCGAACCTATCAAG GGCTCGAGTCAGCCAATTTCCTGGCGGCGCTGCGACGATTCATCGCCAGGAGAGGTAAACCGAAGGAGTTG GACTTCTGGCGGCGCTGGTCACGTGACTACATCGGAACGCTGCAGGAACGCACGAAGTGGAGGAGCGCGCGCGGCCCAAGCCTCGCAGTCGACACCGTCGTCCTGGTACGAGACGAGCGTCTGCCGCCCTGCCGGTGGAGGCTGGGCAAGATCGTCGCGACGCAGCCGGGCCGGGATGGCGTCACCAGGGTGGCCGTCATCCGAACCGCCAGAGGGGACATCCAACGCGCGTTCAATAACATTTGTCCATTACCTACTTCGGGTGAAGtcatataagtag
- the LOC134748016 gene encoding uncharacterized protein LOC134748016 isoform X8: MLAWQMLCERYNNPKRLVTNHMRALFDVEPVPSTPSGLRGLCDNISKHLRSLRSLNVPTENWDLAIIHMLVKKLDSRLQSKWENSVDLRKLPSLQDFKTFLKNRADRLEATSPAVPSDAPSTSKKAMVTTSEPIKGSSQPISWRRCDDSSPGEVNRRSWTSGGAGHVTTSERCRNARSGGARAAQASQSTPSSWYETSVCRPAGGGWARSSRRSRAGMASPGWPSSEPPEGTSNARSITFVHYLLRVKSYK; this comes from the exons ATGCTCGCGTGGCAGATGCTTTGTGAACGTTATAATAATCCTAAACGTTTAGTCACCAACCACATGCGAGCCTTGTTCGACGTGGAACCGGTACCGTCAACTCCTTCGGGTCTAAGAGGTCTGTGCGATAATATTTCCAAACATTTGAGATCTTTGCGctcattaaatgtacctaccgaAAATTGGGATCTCGCAATTATTCACATGTTAGTTAAAAAGTTAGACAGTCGATTGCAATCAAAGTGGGAAAACAGTGTTGATTTGAGAAAATTGCCTTCGTTGCAGGATTTCAAAACCTTCCTAAAGAACCGAGCTGACCGGCTGGAAGCGACCAGCCCAGCAGTACCATCGGACGCACCCAGCACTTCCAAGAAGGCCATGGTAACCACGTCCGAACCTATCAAG GGCTCGAGTCAGCCAATTTCCTGGCGGCGCTGCGACGATTCATCGCCAGGAGAGGTAAACCGAAGGAGTTG GACTTCTGGCGGCGCTGGTCACGTGACTACATCGGAACGCTGCAGGAACGCACGAAGTGGAGGAGCGCGCGCGGCCCAAGCCTCGCAGTCGACACCGTCGTCCTGGTACGAGACGAGCGTCTGCCGCCCTGCCGGTGGAGGCTGGGCAAGATCGTCGCGACGCAGCCGGGCCGGGATGGCGTCACCAGGGTGGCCGTCATCCGAACCGCCAGAGGGGACATCCAACGCGCGTTCAATAACATTTGTCCATTACCTACTTCGGGTGAAGtcatataagtag
- the LOC134748016 gene encoding uncharacterized protein LOC134748016 isoform X7: MEVQFRSHHKTGLESANFLAALRRFIARRGKPKELVSDNSTTFHGASNELKDLQKYLQDSSSELVSHCADEGIKWSFIPVYTPHMGSLWESSIKLTKYHLKRVLGLSLLTYEQFVSILYQVESMVNSRPLCPLPSSNPDYPVLTPAHFLIGKAPNSLPDEDYNHVPKNRLTHYQLLQQITQDFWRRWSRDYIGTLQERTKWRSARGPSLAVDTVVLVRDERLPPCRWRLGKIVATQPGRDGVTRVAVIRTARGDIQRAFNNICPLPTSGEVI, from the exons ATGGAAGTCCAATTCCGAAGTCATCATAAAACGG GGCTCGAGTCAGCCAATTTCCTGGCGGCGCTGCGACGATTCATCGCCAGGAGAGGTAAACCGAAGGAGTTGGTGAGTGACAATTCAACAACCTTTCATGGGGCTAGTAACGAGctaaaagatttacaaaaatacctacaggacAGCTCGAGCGAGCTAGTATCTCATTGCGCAGACGAGGGCATAAAATGGAGTTTTATTCCTGTCTATACACCTCATATGGGGTCCCTATgggaatctagtataaaacttaccaaatatcatttaaaaagagtGTTAGGGTTATCTTTGTTAACTTACGAACAATTTGTATCAATCCTATATCAGGTAGAATCTATGGTAAATTCTAGGCCACTATGTCCCTTACCTAGTTCAAATCCTGACTATCCTGTCCTTACGCCAGCTCACTTTTTAATTGGAAAAGCACCAAATTCACTTCCGGACGAAGATTATAACCATGTACCAAAGAACCGATTAACTCACTATCAACTTTTGCAACAAATCACGCAGGACTTCTGGCGGCGCTGGTCACGTGACTACATCGGAACGCTGCAGGAACGCACGAAGTGGAGGAGCGCGCGCGGCCCAAGCCTCGCAGTCGACACCGTCGTCCTGGTACGAGACGAGCGTCTGCCGCCCTGCCGGTGGAGGCTGGGCAAGATCGTCGCGACGCAGCCGGGCCGGGATGGCGTCACCAGGGTGGCCGTCATCCGAACCGCCAGAGGGGACATCCAACGCGCGTTCAATAACATTTGTCCATTACCTACTTCGGGTGAAGtcatataa
- the LOC134748016 gene encoding uncharacterized protein LOC134748016 isoform X3, which produces MLAWQMLCERYNNPKRLVTNHMRALFDVEPVPSTPSGLRGLCDNISKHLRSLRSLNVPTENWDLAIIHMLVKKLDSRLQSKWENSVDLRKLPSLQDFKTFLKNRADRLEATSPAVPSDAPSTSKKAMVTTSEPIKVTSKQFKCNQCPYCSSTHYINQCPKFSALNVIARIRAVNKLRLCFNCLSGTHVLTNCRASTCRVCKGKHHTLLHKPNTNTHVGSNPVPTRLPISTLIDEQPSSSQIETTLSNNTLIEKQINNARNRSVFLTTAQVLVRDKHNNVHKMKAFLDNGSQENFITENAAKKLQLNKEQLALNVIGFNEKVSSLLESCDVTLHSLDGTFTTNLSCFITPIICTTNILIPNVQRWHIPSRYKLADDEFNLAQDVDLLIGGEIFFDLLLTGKYKLGPGLPVLRRSRLGWIVTGSVQKKTESAIQCKVTVETQLKKFWEIEEGSAPNLPYDEKQCEDIFLKTHTHNSEGNFEIELPLKQPPTKLGQSRHIAYRRFKTLESKFERNPEFKDKYVNFMREFEQAGHMIQLQDNYDGPCNFLPHQAVFRDSPSTPIRIVFDCSCRTDNGISLNDIQYKGSIIQDELINILLRFRKYQYVINADIQKMYRCIYVKPNQQYLQCIFWRENTHQRLQIYMLTTLSFGLKSAPHIATRCLLQLSNENQHTFPAAAEAIANQFYMDDFIAGGDDENQVAETASQVNEILRGANFTLRKWKSNSEVIIKRGSSQPISWRRCDDSSPGEVNRRSWTSGGAGHVTTSERCRNARSGGARAAQASQSTPSSWYETSVCRPAGGGWARSSRRSRAGMASPGWPSSEPPEGTSNARSITFVHYLLRVKSYK; this is translated from the exons ATGCTCGCGTGGCAGATGCTTTGTGAACGTTATAATAATCCTAAACGTTTAGTCACCAACCACATGCGAGCCTTGTTCGACGTGGAACCGGTACCGTCAACTCCTTCGGGTCTAAGAGGTCTGTGCGATAATATTTCCAAACATTTGAGATCTTTGCGctcattaaatgtacctaccgaAAATTGGGATCTCGCAATTATTCACATGTTAGTTAAAAAGTTAGACAGTCGATTGCAATCAAAGTGGGAAAACAGTGTTGATTTGAGAAAATTGCCTTCGTTGCAGGATTTCAAAACCTTCCTAAAGAACCGAGCTGACCGGCTGGAAGCGACCAGCCCAGCAGTACCATCGGACGCACCCAGCACTTCCAAGAAGGCCATGGTAACCACGTCCGAACCTATCAAGGTAACCTCCAAACAGTTTAAATGTAACCAGTGTCCGTATTGTTCGAGTACGCATTATATTAATCAGTGTCCAAAGTTTAGTGCATTAAACGTTATCGCGCGCATCCGAGCCGTGAATAAATTACGATTATGCTTTAATTGTTTGTCCGGAACGCATGTCTTAACAAACTGCAGGGCCAGTACATGTCGAGTATGTAAGGGCAAGCATCATACGTTACTACACAAACCAAATACCAACACTCATGTAGGTAGTAACCCCGTACCAACGCGATTACCAATATCAACGTTAATCGACGAACAACCGAGTTCTAGTCAAATCGAGACTACCTTGTCGAATAACACTTTaatcgaaaaacaaataaacaatgcgCGAAATAGGTCAGTTTTCCTTACAACAGCCCAAGTGCTCGTTAGGGATAAGCATAACAATGTGCATAAAATGAAGGCATTTTTAGACAATGGCTCgcaagaaaatttcattaccgaaaacgcggccaaaaagttacaattaaaCAAGGAACAACTTGCCTTAAATGTCATAGGTTTCAATGAAAAAGTGTCTAGCCTTTTAGAATCGTGTGACGTAACATTGCATTCCTTAGACGGAACCTTTACAACGAATTTGTCCTGTTTTATTACGCCTATAATTTGtactaccaacattttaataccaAACGTGCAACGTTGGCACATTCCGTCGCGTTATAAATTAGCTGATGACGAGTTTAACTTAGCTCAAGATGTAGATTTGCTTATCGGTGGGGAGATATTCTTTGATTTACTTCTTACCGGTAAATACAAGCTCGGGCCCGGATTACCGGTTCTGAGACGCTCGCGATTAGGATGGATAGtcacgggttccgtacaaaaaaaaaccgagtctgccattcaatgtaaagttacagtagaaactcaattaaaaaagttttgggaAATAGAGGAGGGTTCCGCACCAAATTTACCCTATGATGAAAAACAATGTGAGGATATATTTCTGAAAACTCACACTCACAACTCTGAGGGTAATTTCGAAATAGAACTTCCATTAAAGCAGCCACCTACCAAGTTAGGTCAATCTAGGCACATAGCATATCGGAGGTTCAAAACATTAGAATCCAAGTTCGAGCGGAACCCcgaatttaaagataaatatgtgAATTTCATGCGCGAGTTCGAACAAGCTGGCCATATGATTCAATTACAAGATAATTATGATGGCCCATGTAATTTTCTACCCCACCAAGCTGTTTTTCGCGACTCCCCCTCAACCCCTATTCGAATTGTTTTCGACTGCTCATGCAGAACTGATAACGGCATTTCTTTGAATGATATCCAATACAAAGGCTCAATAATACAGGACGAACTCATAAATATACTTCTACGATTCCGAAAATACCAATATGTTATTAACGCtgacatacaaaaaatgtacagatgtatttatgttaaaccAAATCAACAATACCTACAATGCATATTTTGGCGGGAAAATACTCACCAACGACTCCAAATTTATATGCTGACCACATTAAGTTTCGGCTTAAAGTCAGCACCACATATTGCAACCAGatgtttgttacaattgtcaaACGAAAACCAACACACATTTCCAGCAGCTGCAGAGGCCATAGCGAACCAGTTCTACATGGACGATTTTATCGCCGGCGGCGACGACGAGAATCAGGTAGCTGAAACTGCATCACAGGTGAACGAGATCCTGCGGGGAGCCAACTTCACGCTGCGGAAATGGAAGTCCAATTCCGAAGTCATCATAAAACGG GGCTCGAGTCAGCCAATTTCCTGGCGGCGCTGCGACGATTCATCGCCAGGAGAGGTAAACCGAAGGAGTTG GACTTCTGGCGGCGCTGGTCACGTGACTACATCGGAACGCTGCAGGAACGCACGAAGTGGAGGAGCGCGCGCGGCCCAAGCCTCGCAGTCGACACCGTCGTCCTGGTACGAGACGAGCGTCTGCCGCCCTGCCGGTGGAGGCTGGGCAAGATCGTCGCGACGCAGCCGGGCCGGGATGGCGTCACCAGGGTGGCCGTCATCCGAACCGCCAGAGGGGACATCCAACGCGCGTTCAATAACATTTGTCCATTACCTACTTCGGGTGAAGtcatataagtag
- the LOC134748016 gene encoding uncharacterized protein LOC134748016 isoform X12, whose protein sequence is MEVQFRSHHKTGLESANFLAALRRFIARRGKPKELDFWRRWSRDYIGTLQERTKWRSARGPSLAVDTVVLVRDERLPPCRWRLGKIVATQPGRDGVTRVAVIRTARGDIQRAFNNICPLPTSGEVI, encoded by the exons ATGGAAGTCCAATTCCGAAGTCATCATAAAACGG GGCTCGAGTCAGCCAATTTCCTGGCGGCGCTGCGACGATTCATCGCCAGGAGAGGTAAACCGAAGGAGTTG GACTTCTGGCGGCGCTGGTCACGTGACTACATCGGAACGCTGCAGGAACGCACGAAGTGGAGGAGCGCGCGCGGCCCAAGCCTCGCAGTCGACACCGTCGTCCTGGTACGAGACGAGCGTCTGCCGCCCTGCCGGTGGAGGCTGGGCAAGATCGTCGCGACGCAGCCGGGCCGGGATGGCGTCACCAGGGTGGCCGTCATCCGAACCGCCAGAGGGGACATCCAACGCGCGTTCAATAACATTTGTCCATTACCTACTTCGGGTGAAGtcatataa
- the LOC134748016 gene encoding uncharacterized protein LOC134748016 isoform X4, translating to MESFPHEYKLLQNNKPVLNKSKILSLHPFMKDGLVRVGGRIGLSHYAYEKKHPLILSHEHALTKLLMANAHIRTLHAGPQLLLSTIRERIWPTKGRMLASKIVNKCVPCFRANPKTTNPIMGNLPPSRVNPSPPFAITGIDYGGPYNIRDRTGRGYKVSKCYIAVFICFATKAIHLELITGLESANFLAALRRFIARRGKPKELVSDNSTTFHGASNELKDLQKYLQDSSSELVSHCADEGIKWSFIPVYTPHMGSLWESSIKLTKYHLKRVLGLSLLTYEQFVSILYQVESMVNSRPLCPLPSSNPDYPVLTPAHFLIGKAPNSLPDEDYNHVPKNRLTHYQLLQQITQDFWRRWSRDYIGTLQERTKWRSARGPSLAVDTVVLVRDERLPPCRWRLGKIVATQPGRDGVTRVAVIRTARGDIQRAFNNICPLPTSGEVI from the coding sequence atggaatcattcccacacgaatataaattattgcaaaacaataaaccggttcttaacaaatcaaaaatattatctttacacCCATTCATGAAGGACGGACTCGTTCGCGTAGGCGGACGAATCGGTCTTTCGCATTatgcatatgaaaaaaaacatcctTTAATATTAAGTCACGAGCACGCGCTTACCAAACTACTGATGGCAAACGCACATATACGTACTCTGCACGCTGGCCCTCAGTTATTACTTTCAACTATTCGCGAGCGCATCTGGCCAACAAAAGGTAGGATGTTAGCctcgaaaattgtaaataaatgcgtTCCGTGTTTTAGAGCAAATCCAAAGACTACTAACCCTATAATGGGAAACTTACCCCCCTCAAGGGTAAATCCTTCCCCCCCCTTTGCTATCACGGGTATCGATTATGGAGGAccttataacattagagataggACAGGGCGTGGTTACAAGGTCTCTAAGTGCTATATAgcagtgtttatttgttttgcaacAAAGGCAATTCATCTCGAATTAATTACAGGGCTCGAGTCAGCCAATTTCCTGGCGGCGCTGCGACGATTCATCGCCAGGAGAGGTAAACCGAAGGAGTTGGTGAGTGACAATTCAACAACCTTTCATGGGGCTAGTAACGAGctaaaagatttacaaaaatacctacaggacAGCTCGAGCGAGCTAGTATCTCATTGCGCAGACGAGGGCATAAAATGGAGTTTTATTCCTGTCTATACACCTCATATGGGGTCCCTATgggaatctagtataaaacttaccaaatatcatttaaaaagagtGTTAGGGTTATCTTTGTTAACTTACGAACAATTTGTATCAATCCTATATCAGGTAGAATCTATGGTAAATTCTAGGCCACTATGTCCCTTACCTAGTTCAAATCCTGACTATCCTGTCCTTACGCCAGCTCACTTTTTAATTGGAAAAGCACCAAATTCACTTCCGGACGAAGATTATAACCATGTACCAAAGAACCGATTAACTCACTATCAACTTTTGCAACAAATCACGCAGGACTTCTGGCGGCGCTGGTCACGTGACTACATCGGAACGCTGCAGGAACGCACGAAGTGGAGGAGCGCGCGCGGCCCAAGCCTCGCAGTCGACACCGTCGTCCTGGTACGAGACGAGCGTCTGCCGCCCTGCCGGTGGAGGCTGGGCAAGATCGTCGCGACGCAGCCGGGCCGGGATGGCGTCACCAGGGTGGCCGTCATCCGAACCGCCAGAGGGGACATCCAACGCGCGTTCAATAACATTTGTCCATTACCTACTTCGGGTGAAGtcatataa
- the LOC134748016 gene encoding uncharacterized protein LOC134748016 isoform X6: MLAWQMLCERYNNPKRLVTNHMRALFDVEPVPSTPSGLRGLESANFLAALRRFIARRGKPKELVSDNSTTFHGASNELKDLQKYLQDSSSELVSHCADEGIKWSFIPVYTPHMGSLWESSIKLTKYHLKRVLGLSLLTYEQFVSILYQVESMVNSRPLCPLPSSNPDYPVLTPAHFLIGKAPNSLPDEDYNHVPKNRLTHYQLLQQITQDFWRRWSRDYIGTLQERTKWRSARGPSLAVDTVVLVRDERLPPCRWRLGKIVATQPGRDGVTRVAVIRTARGDIQRAFNNICPLPTSGEVI; encoded by the exons ATGCTCGCGTGGCAGATGCTTTGTGAACGTTATAATAATCCTAAACGTTTAGTCACCAACCACATGCGAGCCTTGTTCGACGTGGAACCGGTACCGTCAACTCCTTCGGGTCTAAGAG GGCTCGAGTCAGCCAATTTCCTGGCGGCGCTGCGACGATTCATCGCCAGGAGAGGTAAACCGAAGGAGTTGGTGAGTGACAATTCAACAACCTTTCATGGGGCTAGTAACGAGctaaaagatttacaaaaatacctacaggacAGCTCGAGCGAGCTAGTATCTCATTGCGCAGACGAGGGCATAAAATGGAGTTTTATTCCTGTCTATACACCTCATATGGGGTCCCTATgggaatctagtataaaacttaccaaatatcatttaaaaagagtGTTAGGGTTATCTTTGTTAACTTACGAACAATTTGTATCAATCCTATATCAGGTAGAATCTATGGTAAATTCTAGGCCACTATGTCCCTTACCTAGTTCAAATCCTGACTATCCTGTCCTTACGCCAGCTCACTTTTTAATTGGAAAAGCACCAAATTCACTTCCGGACGAAGATTATAACCATGTACCAAAGAACCGATTAACTCACTATCAACTTTTGCAACAAATCACGCAGGACTTCTGGCGGCGCTGGTCACGTGACTACATCGGAACGCTGCAGGAACGCACGAAGTGGAGGAGCGCGCGCGGCCCAAGCCTCGCAGTCGACACCGTCGTCCTGGTACGAGACGAGCGTCTGCCGCCCTGCCGGTGGAGGCTGGGCAAGATCGTCGCGACGCAGCCGGGCCGGGATGGCGTCACCAGGGTGGCCGTCATCCGAACCGCCAGAGGGGACATCCAACGCGCGTTCAATAACATTTGTCCATTACCTACTTCGGGTGAAGtcatataa